A window of the Haloquadratum walsbyi C23 genome harbors these coding sequences:
- a CDS encoding ABC transporter permease: MSTLDESSVLGRIRETRLGQVIFPTTERGRKRRRIVALAVPFFILATFGAFIPLAKMFRISVSEEFLYAAQGWTIEPYRQLFASIAAFIPIIGTELSSTIAGGTEAVDDVYGATIWNSLWFSAITTVSSVILGIALAHGLEKYELPGKDLLITLISFPISLPGIVAAFMMIVLFGQTGFLTNFFAVLTGAEPLNIQLTGQPSGTVLAITGLFFGYLYSMIPRATLLLRGTYAEVNTDAEEAARALGATPMQTFRYVTLPQIRPGIVGACILTFRTALAIFGTVLVLKSLSVVTFRFDQLVKVGYELNIASALAGVFFIFTVLFTFLSLRYTSAEVAQ; the protein is encoded by the coding sequence ATGTCCACGCTTGATGAATCATCAGTACTTGGCCGCATTCGAGAAACCCGCCTTGGGCAGGTTATTTTTCCAACCACTGAACGCGGTCGGAAACGCCGCCGGATCGTTGCACTGGCGGTCCCATTTTTTATCCTCGCGACATTTGGTGCCTTCATCCCACTTGCGAAGATGTTCCGAATCAGTGTCTCTGAAGAATTTCTGTATGCTGCTCAAGGATGGACAATTGAGCCATATCGTCAGTTGTTTGCCTCGATTGCTGCATTTATTCCAATCATCGGGACTGAGCTCTCAAGCACAATCGCAGGTGGAACAGAAGCCGTTGATGATGTGTATGGGGCGACGATCTGGAACTCGCTGTGGTTTTCAGCAATTACCACCGTCTCAAGCGTTATACTCGGCATTGCACTTGCACATGGGCTCGAAAAGTATGAACTCCCAGGTAAAGACTTACTTATTACACTTATTTCGTTTCCAATCAGTCTCCCTGGGATTGTCGCTGCGTTTATGATGATCGTTCTTTTCGGGCAGACTGGATTTCTAACGAACTTCTTCGCCGTTTTGACTGGGGCAGAGCCGCTGAATATCCAACTCACCGGACAGCCCTCTGGCACGGTACTTGCTATTACTGGTCTCTTCTTTGGCTATCTTTATTCGATGATCCCTCGGGCAACGTTGTTGTTGCGTGGAACATACGCTGAGGTCAATACCGACGCTGAGGAAGCTGCCAGAGCACTTGGTGCAACTCCAATGCAAACATTCCGATATGTCACCCTTCCACAGATTCGTCCAGGCATTGTGGGTGCATGCATCCTGACGTTTCGGACGGCACTTGCCATCTTTGGCACTGTGTTAGTTCTGAAGTCACTCTCGGTTGTTACGTTCCGATTTGATCAACTTGTCAAAGTTGGATATGAATTAAATATTGCCTCAGCACTTGCTGGAGTCTTCTTTATATTCACCGTATTATTTACTTTCCTTAGTCTCCGCTACACGAGTGCGGAGGTAGCACAATGA
- a CDS encoding extracellular solute-binding protein, translating to MNPTRRRLLSGLGTAAAVGLAGCSGGGDSGSTSSSASGSGSGSGDAESFEVGYGDYQTSVSASDFPDKLFVYAVQTGWSNWGALMQEFENNYQVALNDDQRSSGEALSHARQNAQDPNHSAMNGGYTFGVVARNDGLTQPYKPANYDKVPDTLKTDDGHVTATRRMTTTVTYRKDLYEEQGIEPPETWEDLKRPEIASNLQIQPPQAAVGLAGAISINNAYGGSLDDVQPVIDYYNDVKSKGAVFAGNVEQKFTKGEIQTFVEYDYTGLDLKYNSDSIAEDNVDVSLLSGPNGEKGAFNQPYGYAMLKGAPNPAACKLFMDYTLSLEGQRKFLDAFVRPIRAPELELPEEFPAQSRYEETQFQVDYGQLVENQESIIQEIGKGVGLTGY from the coding sequence ATGAATCCAACACGGCGACGACTTCTAAGCGGTCTCGGCACAGCAGCTGCAGTTGGGCTTGCCGGGTGCTCCGGTGGTGGTGACTCGGGGTCAACTTCCAGTTCTGCGTCTGGGTCTGGATCTGGGTCTGGTGATGCTGAATCATTCGAAGTCGGGTATGGTGATTATCAGACCTCAGTTTCTGCGAGTGATTTCCCAGATAAACTGTTTGTTTATGCTGTCCAGACCGGGTGGTCAAACTGGGGCGCACTCATGCAGGAGTTCGAAAACAACTATCAAGTTGCTCTCAATGACGATCAGCGCTCCTCAGGTGAAGCACTCTCGCACGCTCGGCAGAATGCGCAGGATCCAAATCATTCTGCAATGAATGGTGGGTACACCTTTGGTGTGGTTGCGCGAAACGACGGATTGACACAACCATACAAGCCGGCTAATTATGATAAAGTGCCAGATACGCTCAAGACCGACGATGGTCATGTCACCGCGACTCGCCGGATGACTACAACGGTTACGTATCGAAAAGATCTCTACGAGGAGCAAGGTATTGAGCCTCCAGAGACTTGGGAGGATCTCAAACGACCCGAAATTGCGTCCAATCTTCAGATACAACCCCCGCAAGCAGCGGTTGGACTTGCTGGTGCGATCTCAATCAACAATGCATACGGTGGTTCACTGGACGATGTGCAACCTGTCATCGACTATTACAATGACGTGAAAAGCAAAGGAGCAGTGTTCGCCGGCAATGTCGAGCAGAAATTCACAAAGGGCGAAATACAGACTTTTGTTGAGTATGACTACACCGGTCTTGATCTGAAATATAACTCTGACTCTATCGCTGAAGATAACGTTGATGTCTCGTTGTTATCCGGTCCTAATGGCGAGAAGGGTGCGTTCAATCAGCCATATGGGTATGCGATGCTCAAAGGTGCACCAAATCCTGCGGCTTGTAAATTATTCATGGATTACACACTTTCACTCGAAGGGCAACGAAAGTTCCTGGATGCTTTCGTTCGACCAATCCGAGCACCTGAACTTGAATTGCCAGAGGAGTTCCCAGCACAAAGTCGATATGAGGAAACCCAATTCCAAGTTGATTATGGGCAACTCGTCGAGAATCAAGAAAGTATTATTCAAGAAATTGGAAAGGGTGTCGGACTGACTGGCTACTGA
- a CDS encoding MOSC domain-containing protein produces the protein MPTLSQILTYPVKALDPSTRDRVSITNIGGLSGDRAYAMKDADGKYIHGKRTPAVHRLHTTCDLDSQWFKIRVHGTDQTYEFQLDTDREALESWLSEYFGLNVILAVEPGGGQTDNVIFTTDGKAGPTVISEATIHEVASWYDGICPEQMQQRLRPNLVVSDVPPFWEDRLITDSDYRLQIGDVRLTGAEPIPRCIVPARHPHTGMEYDGFRETFVQKRAETLRAWVDPDDLDENLFSLMIGTEIPESERDGELAVGETVQIVSR, from the coding sequence GTGCCAACGCTTTCACAAATCCTTACTTACCCGGTCAAAGCACTTGATCCGAGCACTCGTGATCGGGTATCAATAACCAATATTGGCGGACTATCCGGTGATCGGGCGTATGCGATGAAGGATGCTGATGGCAAGTATATACATGGCAAACGTACGCCGGCTGTCCACCGACTTCATACAACGTGTGACTTAGACTCACAGTGGTTCAAAATACGGGTTCATGGGACGGATCAGACGTATGAATTTCAGCTTGACACTGACCGGGAAGCACTTGAGTCATGGCTCTCAGAGTACTTTGGATTGAATGTGATACTCGCAGTCGAACCAGGAGGAGGTCAGACTGACAATGTTATATTTACGACGGATGGGAAGGCTGGTCCAACGGTTATCAGTGAAGCTACAATTCATGAAGTGGCATCATGGTATGATGGGATCTGTCCCGAGCAGATGCAACAACGTTTGCGTCCTAATCTTGTGGTCAGCGACGTTCCACCGTTTTGGGAGGATCGGTTGATAACAGACAGTGATTATCGGTTACAAATTGGAGATGTCAGATTAACCGGCGCTGAGCCAATCCCACGGTGTATTGTTCCTGCTCGTCATCCTCATACCGGTATGGAGTACGATGGATTCCGAGAGACATTTGTGCAAAAGCGAGCCGAAACTCTTCGGGCGTGGGTTGATCCAGACGATCTTGACGAAAATCTATTCAGTCTCATGATCGGAACCGAAATACCAGAATCTGAACGAGATGGCGAGCTTGCTGTTGGAGAGACAGTTCAAATCGTATCAAGGTGA